In Verrucomicrobiota bacterium JB022, a single genomic region encodes these proteins:
- the rplT gene encoding 50S ribosomal protein L20, with protein MPKSRNVAATRKRHQRKLKQAKGYFGNASRLYRYAKQAVDRAGQFSYRDRRVKKREFRSLWIVRINAACREEGINYSRFMAGLRILNIELDRKALSELAIHDEAAFKALIVKAKEAVQQAA; from the coding sequence ATGCCGAAATCACGTAATGTTGCCGCCACCCGCAAGCGGCACCAGCGCAAGCTGAAGCAAGCCAAGGGCTACTTCGGAAACGCCAGCCGCCTCTACCGTTATGCCAAGCAAGCGGTCGACCGCGCCGGTCAGTTTTCCTATCGCGACCGTCGCGTCAAGAAGCGCGAGTTCCGTAGCCTCTGGATCGTCCGTATCAACGCCGCCTGCCGCGAAGAAGGGATCAACTACTCCCGTTTCATGGCCGGTCTGCGCATCCTGAACATCGAGCTGGACCGCAAGGCCCTCTCCGAGCTGGCCATCCACGACGAGGCCGCTTTCAAGGCCCTGATCGTCAAGGCCAAGGAAGCCGTTCAGCAAGCCGCTTAA
- the rpmI gene encoding 50S ribosomal protein L35: MIKTRKSIAKKFKVTASGKVMRRKAGHRHFLRNKTVKQKRKMRQDQQCSNGVTRFVKIACPGMF, encoded by the coding sequence ATGATCAAAACCCGCAAATCCATCGCCAAGAAGTTCAAGGTTACGGCTTCCGGCAAGGTCATGCGTCGCAAGGCTGGGCACCGGCACTTTCTGCGGAACAAGACCGTGAAGCAGAAGCGCAAGATGCGCCAGGACCAGCAATGCAGCAACGGCGTGACCCGCTTTGTGAAGATTGCCTGCCCGGGCATGTTCTAA
- a CDS encoding DUF3450 family protein, protein MKKTTRFGLCAVALCATSLAAQQNTAAVKQEIDSTRNSISEYVRVRQDIAKARNEWQAEKEIIQRRIDLFEQEKADLQERIATAQERASSAQQVISEKRSQISQLTSATNVVRDKLPDYEAQIAAMIDYLPAPLKRDVEKLTPSLGKGPVSNRMAVVIGILNQIERFNSQFIITTDLKQTADGQSKSVDVLYLGLAQAYYVDQEGTIAGIGTPAKGGWQWTERNDLAPQIQKAFIYYRGDVKPAEFVELPINVTDVRPSR, encoded by the coding sequence ATGAAGAAGACGACCCGCTTTGGCCTGTGTGCAGTCGCTTTGTGCGCGACGTCACTTGCCGCGCAACAAAACACTGCGGCCGTAAAGCAAGAAATCGACAGCACCCGCAACTCGATTTCGGAATACGTCCGCGTGCGGCAAGATATTGCAAAAGCGCGCAACGAATGGCAGGCAGAGAAGGAAATCATCCAGCGCCGGATCGACCTGTTCGAACAGGAAAAGGCCGACCTGCAGGAGCGCATCGCCACGGCTCAAGAGAGGGCGTCCTCCGCTCAGCAGGTGATTTCGGAAAAGCGCAGCCAGATCAGCCAGCTGACCTCCGCCACCAACGTGGTGCGTGACAAGCTGCCCGACTACGAAGCGCAGATCGCCGCCATGATCGACTACCTCCCCGCCCCGCTCAAGCGGGACGTCGAGAAGCTCACCCCCTCACTGGGCAAGGGCCCGGTCTCCAACCGCATGGCGGTGGTGATCGGCATCCTCAACCAGATCGAGCGCTTCAACTCCCAGTTCATCATCACGACCGACCTGAAGCAAACGGCCGACGGCCAGAGCAAGTCGGTCGATGTGCTCTACCTCGGGCTCGCCCAAGCCTACTATGTGGACCAGGAAGGCACGATCGCCGGGATCGGCACGCCCGCCAAGGGCGGCTGGCAGTGGACCGAGCGCAACGACCTCGCCCCGCAGATCCAGAAGGCGTTCATCTACTACCGTGGCGACGTGAAGCCGGCCGAGTTCGTCGAACTGCCGATCAACGTAACCGACGTCCGCCCCTCCCGCTAA
- a CDS encoding MotA/TolQ/ExbB proton channel family protein produces MKKALSLLLLAGTTLSLSAQNFDQAQGQISDRLEQATQEFAALQQEINAEKPDLAARLDILEQEVANLRSEFQNSQRVTQTLDVETSQLDRTISQSQQANQYLQNTLFNDYFNRLQTSLNPAEIPVYFSTLNGAIEAAQAESDLSDSEIFNRQLQVLDTAVNRSWELIGGKTFEGKAQVRGSGTILDGSFVQAGPVSYFVSADGSTVGLTRQEIDNRAEVFPLPQFQQSIAAAVQGEGTLPIDTTGGEAVENVVQSLSLVQEFEAGGFAMWPILGFFIAAMIVAVFKLIELMSVRKAKASDLEKILGHLRNGDQSAALAHAKSVGGPAGRMLTVAVENADQDKEVIDEVLYEQIIATQPKLERFLAFIAVTAAVAPLLGLLGTVTGMIKTFKLITIVGTGDAKSLSSGISEALITTKWGLIVAIPTLVIHAMLSRKAKGVIGSLEQTAVGFVNGIVEMRVEEANRSA; encoded by the coding sequence ATGAAAAAGGCTTTATCCCTCCTTTTGCTCGCCGGCACGACCCTGAGCCTCAGCGCCCAGAACTTTGACCAGGCACAAGGCCAGATCAGCGATCGGCTTGAGCAAGCGACCCAGGAATTCGCTGCCCTGCAGCAAGAAATCAATGCCGAGAAGCCCGACCTGGCGGCCCGCCTCGACATTCTGGAGCAGGAAGTCGCGAACCTGCGCTCCGAGTTCCAGAACTCCCAGCGCGTGACGCAGACCCTCGACGTCGAGACCAGCCAGCTCGACCGCACGATCAGCCAATCGCAGCAGGCCAACCAATACCTGCAGAACACGCTGTTCAACGACTACTTCAACCGCCTGCAGACCTCGCTGAACCCGGCCGAAATCCCGGTCTACTTCAGCACGCTCAATGGCGCGATCGAAGCCGCCCAGGCCGAGAGCGACCTCTCCGACAGCGAGATTTTCAACCGCCAGCTCCAAGTCCTCGACACCGCCGTCAACCGCTCGTGGGAGCTGATCGGCGGCAAGACCTTCGAAGGCAAGGCACAAGTGCGCGGCTCCGGCACGATCCTCGACGGCTCGTTCGTCCAGGCCGGCCCCGTCTCCTACTTCGTTTCGGCTGACGGCAGCACGGTGGGCCTGACCCGCCAGGAAATCGACAACCGCGCCGAAGTCTTCCCCCTGCCCCAGTTCCAGCAAAGCATTGCCGCTGCCGTTCAGGGCGAAGGCACCCTCCCGATCGACACCACCGGCGGTGAAGCCGTCGAAAACGTGGTGCAGAGCCTGAGCCTCGTGCAAGAGTTCGAAGCTGGTGGCTTTGCGATGTGGCCGATCCTCGGCTTCTTCATCGCCGCCATGATCGTGGCCGTCTTCAAGCTCATCGAGCTGATGAGCGTGCGCAAGGCCAAGGCCTCCGACCTGGAGAAGATCCTCGGCCACCTCCGCAATGGCGACCAGAGCGCGGCGCTGGCCCACGCCAAGAGCGTCGGCGGCCCCGCCGGTCGCATGCTCACCGTGGCAGTGGAAAACGCCGACCAGGACAAGGAAGTGATCGACGAAGTGCTCTACGAGCAAATCATCGCCACCCAGCCCAAGCTGGAGCGTTTCCTCGCCTTCATCGCCGTGACGGCCGCCGTGGCCCCGCTGCTCGGTCTGCTCGGCACCGTGACGGGTATGATCAAGACCTTCAAGCTGATCACCATCGTGGGTACCGGCGACGCCAAGAGCCTCTCCTCCGGTATTTCCGAAGCGCTGATCACCACCAAGTGGGGTCTGATCGTGGCCATCCCGACGCTCGTCATTCACGCGATGCTCAGCCGCAAGGCCAAGGGCGTGATCGGCTCGCTCGAACAGACGGCCGTCGGCTTCGTGAACGGGATCGTCGAGATGCGCGTCGAAGAAGCCAACCGCTCCGCCTAA
- a CDS encoding MotA/TolQ/ExbB proton channel family protein, translating to MMPFMHLLAQATADSDQSLSAAEQARLVGGPESLFSAEGLDFIVGIWREGGWLMIPLAILAIFIYFEAIAVILRLKRAKLKKTPKKTWEPWLDQPGQGTGHVGQVVRFVRGDHDTFGEENLLRVEAVRARIVPDINARITVISTLVTIAPLMGLLGTVIGMLDTFRGLSSASGQAAELVAEGIRVALITTQTGLMIAIPGYLFLAWVVRERNRYLAFLAQLETAVVQRIHRQHNQAA from the coding sequence ATGATGCCATTCATGCACCTGCTCGCCCAAGCAACCGCCGATAGCGATCAGTCGCTATCCGCGGCGGAGCAGGCTCGGCTGGTGGGCGGCCCCGAGAGCCTGTTCTCCGCAGAGGGCTTAGATTTCATCGTAGGTATCTGGAGGGAGGGCGGCTGGCTGATGATCCCGCTCGCCATCCTCGCCATCTTCATCTACTTCGAAGCCATAGCCGTTATTCTGCGCCTCAAACGCGCCAAGCTGAAGAAAACGCCCAAGAAGACCTGGGAACCGTGGCTCGACCAGCCCGGCCAAGGCACTGGGCACGTCGGCCAGGTCGTGCGCTTCGTGCGCGGCGACCACGACACCTTCGGTGAGGAAAACCTCCTTCGCGTCGAGGCCGTGCGCGCCCGGATCGTCCCGGACATCAATGCGCGCATTACCGTAATCAGCACCCTGGTGACGATTGCCCCCCTCATGGGCCTCCTTGGCACCGTGATCGGCATGCTCGACACCTTCCGTGGCCTCTCCAGCGCGTCTGGACAAGCGGCGGAACTGGTGGCGGAAGGTATCCGCGTCGCCCTCATCACGACCCAGACGGGCCTGATGATCGCGATTCCCGGCTACCTCTTCCTCGCCTGGGTCGTGCGTGAGCGTAACCGCTACCTTGCGTTCCTCGCCCAGCTCGAGACCGCCGTGGTGCAGCGCATCCACCGCCAACACAACCAAGCTGCCTAA
- a CDS encoding biopolymer transporter ExbD, whose translation MAKRGTLNQEAEVSDINISPMIDMVFILLIFFIVTTVFTQEPGVEVVRETATTEFQLERNAILIAVTDQGEVWYGGQPIGVTGVRPVVVRNVSENSRMPVIIQPDRAAPSDIVIRVVNEAKYASATTPVYFSTIND comes from the coding sequence ATGGCCAAACGAGGAACTCTCAACCAGGAAGCGGAAGTCAGCGATATCAACATCTCTCCGATGATTGATATGGTGTTCATCCTGCTGATCTTCTTCATCGTGACGACGGTCTTCACGCAGGAGCCGGGGGTGGAAGTCGTGCGGGAAACCGCCACGACGGAATTCCAGCTCGAGCGCAACGCGATCCTGATCGCCGTCACCGACCAAGGTGAAGTGTGGTACGGTGGCCAGCCCATCGGCGTCACCGGCGTTCGCCCCGTCGTCGTCCGCAACGTGTCGGAAAACTCGCGCATGCCGGTGATTATCCAGCCGGACCGCGCCGCGCCATCCGACATCGTCATCCGCGTCGTCAACGAAGCGAAGTACGCCTCCGCCACCACGCCGGTCTACTTCTCGACCATCAACGACTAA
- a CDS encoding energy transducer TonB: MSKSHIPPNLKPEVPFSLITGLILALVVMLLLPISQYITGMTDNDKQEVDIVDYQPPQMDDITPPPPEEPEEQEIEEMEQEFEPPSIEQLELSLNSDLSGLAGGDFTMPSLDLGQQMSEIIYELSDLTQKPNMVGRPNIQYPLELKNQRVEGEVIVRFVVKADGSVGEIRVEKSDHPLFEEAVVRALRRLRFEPGQKDGKAVNVWVRQPFPFNLR, translated from the coding sequence ATGAGCAAGAGCCATATTCCACCGAATTTGAAGCCGGAGGTGCCGTTTTCCCTCATCACCGGGCTCATCCTTGCGCTCGTCGTGATGCTGCTCCTCCCCATCAGCCAGTACATCACTGGCATGACGGACAATGACAAGCAGGAGGTCGACATCGTTGATTACCAGCCGCCGCAGATGGACGACATCACCCCGCCGCCCCCGGAAGAACCCGAGGAGCAGGAAATTGAGGAAATGGAGCAGGAATTCGAGCCGCCGTCGATCGAGCAGCTTGAGCTTTCCCTCAATTCCGACCTTTCCGGCCTCGCCGGTGGCGACTTCACGATGCCGTCTCTCGACCTGGGCCAGCAGATGAGCGAAATCATCTACGAGCTCAGCGACCTCACCCAAAAGCCCAACATGGTGGGGCGCCCCAACATCCAATACCCCCTCGAGCTGAAGAACCAGCGCGTGGAGGGCGAGGTGATTGTGCGCTTCGTCGTAAAGGCTGACGGTTCGGTCGGTGAAATCCGCGTCGAAAAGTCGGACCACCCCCTCTTTGAAGAAGCCGTGGTGCGCGCCCTGCGCCGTCTGCGTTTCGAACCAGGACAAAAGGACGGCAAGGCCGTGAACGTCTGGGTTCGTCAACCCTTCCCCTTCAATTTAAGATAG
- a CDS encoding tetratricopeptide repeat protein, whose translation MKKRFSFLALFATVTSLVTAQGVQPRPAPVQPLQTAAGIYQTPVWQNAMAGLLTINLAIEPDIPRDDQPAMAALGQLRTILGQQTGEANVQANNQALAALETYINSSPKPSPLILQIAGALRMQNADLTNNKAGYSQAENYFKRAVDPNTGMPNFLRAHKNLAHIYFKTDRPQLAAQSFVKALQLGDNDPVTFGLLGSIYFDQGQLIPAENALRGAMMLNPGITEFKQLLGNVLLQQERYAEAAALFGDLLLEKPNNVQYWNAQANSYIGMDMIDEAAKNLEIVRFLGKADAPMLMLLGDIYLNKEMVRDAADAYLAAVQKSAEARSFTQYYQAAQYLNRYEAFDESTQLLDAIEQNMSELTTKQKNDILTLRSEINLTQGKTEEAVANLEEILKTDPFNGRALIVLGRYYSSAEPDVAQDNANYQQRKIALQQQAITYFERAEELEDIDTVVEALVAHAQLRVKRSELPRAADLLTRAQQLKRQEYIQSYLDQINAAIQSR comes from the coding sequence ATGAAGAAACGCTTTTCCTTCCTTGCCCTGTTTGCGACCGTGACCTCCCTCGTCACGGCCCAGGGCGTTCAACCCCGCCCCGCCCCTGTGCAACCGCTTCAGACCGCGGCTGGTATCTATCAAACGCCGGTCTGGCAAAATGCGATGGCCGGGCTCCTCACGATCAATCTCGCGATCGAGCCCGATATCCCCCGCGACGACCAGCCCGCCATGGCGGCGCTCGGCCAACTGCGGACCATCCTGGGCCAGCAGACGGGCGAAGCCAACGTGCAGGCCAACAATCAGGCGCTGGCTGCGCTGGAGACCTATATCAACTCCAGCCCCAAGCCCTCGCCCCTGATCCTGCAGATCGCCGGTGCGCTGCGCATGCAGAATGCCGATCTGACCAACAACAAGGCTGGCTACAGCCAGGCAGAGAACTACTTCAAGCGCGCCGTGGATCCCAACACCGGGATGCCCAACTTCCTGCGCGCCCACAAGAACCTCGCCCACATCTACTTCAAGACGGATCGCCCGCAGCTCGCCGCCCAATCGTTCGTCAAGGCCCTGCAACTGGGCGACAACGACCCGGTGACCTTCGGCCTCCTCGGCTCGATCTACTTCGACCAAGGGCAGCTGATCCCGGCCGAAAACGCGTTGCGTGGCGCGATGATGCTCAACCCGGGCATCACCGAGTTCAAGCAACTGCTCGGTAACGTGCTGCTCCAGCAGGAGCGCTACGCCGAAGCCGCCGCCCTCTTTGGCGACTTGCTGCTCGAAAAGCCGAACAACGTCCAGTACTGGAACGCCCAGGCCAACAGCTACATCGGCATGGACATGATCGACGAGGCCGCCAAGAACCTCGAGATCGTGCGCTTCCTCGGCAAGGCCGATGCCCCCATGCTCATGCTGCTGGGCGACATCTACCTGAACAAGGAAATGGTGCGCGACGCCGCAGATGCCTACCTTGCCGCCGTGCAAAAGTCGGCTGAGGCTCGCTCGTTCACCCAATACTACCAGGCCGCCCAGTACCTGAACCGTTACGAAGCTTTCGACGAAAGCACGCAGCTGCTCGACGCCATCGAGCAGAACATGAGCGAGCTGACGACCAAGCAGAAGAACGACATCCTGACCCTGCGCTCGGAAATCAACCTGACCCAGGGCAAGACCGAAGAGGCCGTCGCCAACCTCGAAGAGATCCTCAAGACCGATCCCTTCAATGGCCGCGCCCTCATCGTGCTGGGCCGTTACTACTCCTCGGCCGAGCCGGATGTAGCGCAGGACAATGCCAACTACCAGCAGCGCAAGATCGCCCTGCAACAGCAGGCCATCACTTACTTTGAGCGCGCTGAAGAGCTGGAAGACATCGACACGGTGGTCGAAGCCCTCGTGGCCCACGCCCAGCTCCGCGTGAAGCGCAGCGAGCTGCCCCGCGCAGCCGACCTGCTGACCCGCGCCCAACAGCTGAAGCGTCAGGAATACATCCAGAGCTACCTGGATCAGATCAACGCCGCGATCCAGTCCCGCTAA
- a CDS encoding TonB family protein → MSDSNMPPNLKPEVPLSLASCVTLAFAVMLLLPISQWITAQVQPADTGIDPTQIKPPVVDPVTIVEPPKVEQQIELKEPKPDLQPPPLDVMEGIAEGSGGIPVQFDYGIIIPDDIYDGFIAFEDLTEKPRPTGRLDIQYPLAQKQIRASGHVVAIFEVKSDGTVGKITIEKSSHPDFSESVIRALTRARFEPGKQDGRAVNTRVRQEFPFQLN, encoded by the coding sequence ATGAGCGACTCGAACATGCCCCCGAACCTCAAGCCCGAGGTCCCCCTCTCGCTGGCCAGCTGCGTTACCCTGGCCTTTGCGGTGATGCTGCTCCTCCCCATCAGCCAATGGATCACCGCGCAGGTCCAGCCCGCCGACACGGGCATCGACCCGACTCAGATCAAGCCACCGGTCGTCGACCCGGTGACCATCGTCGAGCCGCCAAAGGTGGAGCAGCAGATCGAACTCAAGGAGCCCAAGCCCGATCTGCAACCGCCGCCCCTCGACGTGATGGAAGGTATCGCCGAAGGATCGGGCGGCATCCCCGTGCAGTTCGATTATGGCATCATCATTCCAGATGACATCTACGATGGATTCATCGCCTTCGAGGACCTGACGGAAAAGCCGCGCCCGACCGGTCGCCTGGATATTCAATATCCGCTGGCGCAAAAGCAGATCCGCGCCAGCGGCCATGTGGTGGCGATTTTTGAGGTCAAGTCCGACGGCACGGTGGGCAAGATCACGATCGAAAAATCGTCGCATCCCGACTTCAGCGAATCGGTGATCCGCGCGCTGACGCGAGCCCGTTTCGAGCCGGGCAAGCAGGATGGGCGCGCGGTGAATACCCGCGTACGCCAGGAATTCCCTTTCCAGCTAAACTAG
- a CDS encoding type II secretion system protein GspG: protein MKQSRAFRHRPRGGFTITEMLIVFALITFVMGLVVGNLAGIFGQGQEKTAEMFATSSIEAPLTQYRIDVGNYPSTEEGLAALWSAPAGKEGRWNGPYIDSQDDLIDPWGNPYQYRYPGTKNPHGAKKYDVWSMANDTGSDSDDIGNW from the coding sequence ATGAAGCAGTCCAGAGCTTTCCGTCATCGGCCCCGCGGCGGTTTTACCATCACCGAGATGCTTATCGTCTTTGCGCTCATCACCTTTGTGATGGGCCTTGTCGTGGGCAACCTCGCCGGCATTTTCGGGCAGGGCCAGGAGAAAACAGCCGAGATGTTTGCCACCAGTTCGATCGAAGCCCCGCTCACGCAGTACCGCATCGACGTGGGCAACTACCCCTCGACCGAAGAGGGCCTCGCCGCGCTCTGGAGCGCCCCCGCCGGCAAGGAAGGGCGCTGGAACGGTCCTTATATCGACTCGCAGGACGACCTGATCGACCCTTGGGGCAACCCGTATCAATATCGTTATCCCGGGACGAAAAACCCGCACGGCGCGAAGAAATACGACGTCTGGTCTATGGCCAACGACACAGGCAGCGACAGTGACGATATTGGAAACTGGTAA
- a CDS encoding prepilin-type N-terminal cleavage/methylation domain-containing protein, with protein sequence MCFLCSSFSRSPRKAFTIIEIMIVLGLMAALSGVIAFSVTPMLGRKDPRSLEESLVYAVQEARFYAAQRKEVTQLFFQPEQAQFEIRSADGSTLQTVTTRYSKVKDDIEWQWFIQMPAEGFRVDDRPQRREVDRVQFAPDRSESPFTAEWELDIQDRGSVTIDPFSGRPFPQETR encoded by the coding sequence GTGTGCTTCCTGTGCTCCAGCTTCTCGCGCTCCCCACGCAAGGCCTTTACGATCATTGAGATCATGATCGTGCTTGGCCTGATGGCAGCCTTGAGCGGCGTGATCGCTTTTTCCGTGACCCCGATGCTGGGCCGCAAAGATCCACGTTCGTTGGAGGAATCGCTGGTCTATGCCGTGCAGGAGGCCCGTTTTTACGCCGCCCAGCGCAAGGAAGTGACCCAGCTCTTCTTCCAGCCCGAGCAGGCGCAGTTTGAGATCCGCAGCGCCGACGGCTCCACGCTGCAGACCGTCACCACCCGCTACAGCAAGGTGAAGGACGACATCGAGTGGCAGTGGTTTATCCAGATGCCCGCCGAGGGCTTTCGGGTCGACGATCGCCCACAGCGTCGCGAAGTCGACCGGGTGCAGTTTGCGCCCGACCGCAGCGAATCGCCCTTTACCGCCGAGTGGGAACTCGACATCCAGGACCGCGGCAGCGTCACTATCGACCCCTTTTCAGGGCGTCCATTCCCCCAGGAGACCCGCTGA
- a CDS encoding prepilin-type N-terminal cleavage/methylation domain-containing protein, translated as MPRLRSQRSGFSLVEVIVAMAIAFMSIAVLTQAFIAALNALPTERVDHAAQREDLRWVRAQIFAIGDYMELEDGGEFTTPLLGEIDWEAELEETDLPDLFYVTLEYRWRNGDSLQDSRFEETLLVYNKNWSDPTDRGRLVDDTQDAIERVADRRDW; from the coding sequence ATGCCGCGCCTTCGCTCCCAACGCAGCGGCTTCAGCCTGGTGGAGGTGATCGTGGCCATGGCCATCGCCTTCATGTCCATTGCGGTGCTGACGCAGGCTTTTATCGCCGCGCTCAACGCCTTGCCGACCGAGCGGGTCGACCACGCGGCGCAGCGGGAAGACCTCCGCTGGGTGCGTGCCCAGATCTTCGCCATCGGCGACTACATGGAGCTGGAGGACGGCGGCGAATTCACGACCCCCTTGCTGGGCGAGATCGACTGGGAGGCCGAGCTGGAGGAAACCGACCTGCCCGACCTTTTTTACGTGACGCTCGAATACCGCTGGCGCAACGGCGACAGCCTTCAGGACAGCCGCTTCGAGGAAACGCTGCTCGTCTACAACAAGAACTGGTCGGACCCGACGGATCGGGGCCGGCTGGTGGACGACACACAGGATGCGATTGAAAGGGTCGCGGACCGCCGTGACTGGTAA
- a CDS encoding prepilin-type N-terminal cleavage/methylation domain-containing protein has product MTGKRSLHRRGFTLVEMLVVIVLAGGLLTVMSFHIFTISQTWLNRNQGLFLPNHADGVAFYLRETLAAADAFADEDRLGEPEGVEELPSEALQFALPPHWNGSPNRPLLAIYQYQTGPLLQVDERTSPEAQSYLYFDDQQRQLSLIWFGMLQPEVRYERDLRTTLLSPYVRNVEYVYYEEDIDEWEVEDEPREEDGEFPLPRYLKLTFTLGEQITERYVPLPLSTRDPAY; this is encoded by the coding sequence GTGACTGGTAAGCGCTCTTTGCATCGGCGCGGCTTCACCCTGGTGGAGATGCTCGTGGTGATCGTGCTCGCCGGAGGGCTGCTCACGGTCATGTCGTTCCACATCTTTACGATCAGCCAGACGTGGCTGAACCGGAATCAGGGCCTCTTCCTGCCCAACCATGCCGACGGGGTGGCCTTTTACCTGCGCGAGACCCTCGCCGCCGCCGACGCCTTTGCCGATGAAGACCGCCTGGGCGAGCCGGAAGGCGTCGAAGAGTTGCCGAGCGAGGCCCTTCAGTTTGCCCTGCCTCCGCACTGGAACGGCAGCCCGAACCGCCCGCTGCTGGCCATCTACCAATACCAGACCGGCCCGCTCCTGCAGGTCGACGAGCGCACGTCGCCCGAAGCGCAGAGCTACCTTTATTTCGACGATCAGCAGCGCCAGCTTTCCCTGATCTGGTTTGGCATGCTGCAGCCGGAAGTGCGCTACGAGCGCGACCTGCGCACAACATTGCTGAGCCCCTACGTGCGAAACGTCGAATACGTCTACTACGAGGAAGACATCGACGAGTGGGAAGTCGAGGACGAGCCGCGCGAAGAAGACGGCGAGTTCCCCTTGCCCCGTTACCTCAAGCTGACGTTTACCCTCGGCGAGCAAATAACCGAGCGCTACGTGCCCCTCCCCCTTTCCACCCGTGACCCTGCGTATTAG
- a CDS encoding type II secretion system protein GspK gives MTLRIRQRPSLRSRRGSILVLVLALVMLLSIIVVAFMDEALQQLRYSSLYQNQDDLRHEAYASLEATVATLAAFQEVEEHLWGPAQGWSKPLEFAHYEPKNGVTIEVRLVEESSRLPLNSLDYDQLVALFTYLGIPDYLANDAADSLLDWGDDDDLKRLNGFDGEDYKRLDPPIRAANRKPREWAELELIPAMREAFWMDEERISPAWAQLKRMASLRYEGPVNINTAPAEVLYALEELQVLDAREIVDYRDGWDDDDTEDDRYYRDIGNASVTETSMASIEVGQLWVEVIATRGDAQFALTTLLQIGSSSGNNNSNRNGDGENGGDGGEDVGRGGDGDRQGQDGQQGDDQQGGQQGRQGQEGRQDTEGESDRSTQNTSQQQSERFPFQIIRLRENTKIGWTAETAGNFNDRLE, from the coding sequence GTGACCCTGCGTATTAGACAACGCCCGAGCCTTCGCTCTCGCCGCGGCAGCATCCTCGTCTTGGTGCTGGCGCTGGTGATGCTGCTCTCGATCATCGTGGTGGCGTTTATGGATGAGGCGCTCCAGCAACTGCGCTACAGCTCCCTTTACCAGAACCAGGACGATTTGCGACACGAGGCCTACGCTTCGCTCGAAGCCACCGTGGCCACCTTGGCCGCCTTCCAGGAGGTGGAAGAGCACCTGTGGGGGCCCGCGCAAGGCTGGTCCAAGCCGCTGGAATTCGCGCACTACGAGCCCAAGAATGGGGTTACCATCGAGGTGCGGCTGGTCGAGGAATCGTCGCGCCTCCCCCTCAACTCGCTGGATTACGACCAACTCGTCGCGCTCTTTACCTATCTCGGCATTCCGGACTACCTGGCCAACGACGCCGCCGACAGCCTGCTCGACTGGGGCGACGACGACGACCTCAAGCGCCTCAACGGCTTTGACGGCGAGGACTACAAGCGCCTCGACCCGCCGATCCGCGCCGCCAATCGCAAGCCGCGCGAGTGGGCCGAGCTGGAGCTGATCCCGGCCATGCGCGAGGCGTTCTGGATGGATGAGGAACGCATTTCCCCCGCCTGGGCGCAGCTCAAGCGCATGGCGTCCCTGCGCTACGAGGGCCCCGTAAACATCAATACCGCTCCCGCCGAGGTGCTCTATGCGCTGGAAGAGCTGCAAGTGCTCGACGCCCGCGAAATTGTGGACTACCGAGACGGCTGGGACGACGATGATACCGAAGACGACCGCTATTACCGCGACATCGGCAATGCCTCCGTTACCGAAACTTCGATGGCGTCCATCGAGGTGGGCCAGCTGTGGGTGGAGGTTATCGCCACGCGCGGAGACGCCCAGTTTGCCCTCACCACCCTGCTGCAAATCGGCTCCAGCTCCGGCAACAACAACTCCAACCGGAACGGCGACGGCGAAAACGGCGGCGACGGTGGAGAAGATGTGGGCCGAGGGGGCGATGGCGATCGCCAAGGGCAGGATGGCCAACAAGGGGACGACCAGCAGGGCGGGCAACAAGGCCGTCAGGGCCAGGAAGGTCGCCAGGATACAGAGGGCGAAAGCGACCGCTCGACGCAGAATACCAGCCAGCAGCAGAGCGAGCGCTTCCCCTTTCAGATCATCCGCCTGCGGGAGAACACAAAAATTGGTTGGACAGCCGAAACAGCTGGGAACTTTAATGACAGACTTGAATGA